A genomic segment from Paenibacillus sp. FSL K6-1096 encodes:
- a CDS encoding carbohydrate ABC transporter permease, whose amino-acid sequence MRLRTILGKIILWIFLLAVAFITVIPVVITILGSFKTNAELTAGATFLPESWHFSNYAEAWSQANFSRYTLNSLIVSLATVAGTLLVSSMAAYVVDRMDFAGKKLYIGLQSFTMFVAVGAVVLRPQFDLMVKLHLHNSLWGVILILISAHASIFFILFSFMKGIPRELDEAALIDGCSPGRTFWRIILPLLGPGLGVGALFTFRGAWNEYLLPLVFTMTKPELQTLTVGLANLKYGISAASQTHYMMAGACLSILPILVAYLFANKSFMQMTAGSLKG is encoded by the coding sequence ATGAGACTAAGAACCATACTGGGCAAAATCATCCTGTGGATTTTTTTGCTGGCTGTTGCTTTTATTACCGTGATTCCGGTCGTGATCACCATCCTGGGTTCCTTCAAGACCAATGCTGAGCTGACTGCGGGAGCAACCTTCCTGCCGGAGAGCTGGCACTTCTCGAACTATGCCGAAGCCTGGTCGCAGGCCAATTTCTCCAGGTATACCCTGAACAGCCTGATTGTCTCCCTGGCGACAGTGGCCGGCACGCTGCTGGTTTCATCCATGGCGGCTTATGTGGTGGACCGGATGGATTTTGCCGGCAAAAAATTGTATATCGGACTGCAGTCCTTCACCATGTTCGTGGCTGTAGGGGCGGTCGTGCTGCGTCCGCAGTTCGATCTGATGGTTAAGCTTCATCTGCACAACAGCCTGTGGGGCGTGATATTGATTCTGATCTCTGCCCATGCTTCGATCTTCTTCATTCTGTTCAGCTTCATGAAGGGGATTCCCCGCGAGCTGGACGAGGCGGCGCTAATCGACGGCTGCTCCCCGGGCCGGACCTTCTGGCGGATTATTCTGCCGCTGCTCGGACCCGGACTTGGCGTAGGTGCCCTGTTCACCTTCCGCGGCGCGTGGAATGAATATCTGCTGCCGCTTGTGTTCACGATGACAAAACCGGAGCTGCAGACACTGACCGTCGGGCTGGCGAACCTGAAATACGGGATTTCGGCCGCCTCCCAGACTCACTACATGATGGCAGGCGCCTGCTTATCCATTCTGCCGATTCTCGTCGCCTATCTGTTTGCCAACAAATCCTTCATGCAGATGACGGCCGGTTCCCTGAAGGGGTAG
- a CDS encoding CBS domain-containing protein, whose amino-acid sequence MKAHEFMIRQVYKVKQEDTVRTFIEKCIAHRISGMPVVNDRNEIVAYLSDGDIMRYIGRHEDLIVDSFFQINVFVGDNDLFEERARKLLNLNVMAIAKKKVITVHAEEDIERIATILGKKQIKKVPVERNHVLVGIISRGDVIRHSFKAML is encoded by the coding sequence ATGAAGGCCCATGAATTTATGATCCGCCAGGTCTACAAGGTCAAGCAGGAAGACACTGTGCGGACTTTTATCGAGAAGTGTATCGCTCACCGGATCAGCGGAATGCCTGTCGTGAATGACCGGAACGAGATTGTTGCCTACCTCAGCGACGGGGATATTATGCGCTATATTGGCAGGCATGAGGATCTGATTGTGGATTCTTTTTTTCAGATTAATGTGTTCGTTGGAGACAATGATCTGTTTGAGGAGCGGGCGCGGAAGCTGCTGAACCTGAACGTCATGGCCATTGCGAAGAAGAAAGTCATCACGGTGCACGCGGAAGAAGACATTGAACGGATCGCCACCATCCTCGGCAAAAAACAGATCAAAAAAGTCCCCGTCGAACGCAACCACGTGCTGGTCGGCATCATCAGCCGCGGCGATGTGATCCGCCATTCCTTCAAGGCTATGCTCTAG
- a CDS encoding YukJ family protein encodes MPLNPYGVLKGTIIKGTPAPPSGNRTAHYQAVVRAAGTYYTLAINVLSREKPSELLYLVGDQFRAEQLTHLQSLENGVTIIDESNREDIALDYIRGGLFDPAKMVALPYHADGPDNDLNEKVDTYLGRAIRDKTATIYAFGEMFPGGVHDIHMNQGNVEKYRADDGIWQDGGIVIHFGRENKWQGLFLAFQSQSWCTDNRGHKLRPVSECNHLTPNLGETH; translated from the coding sequence ATGCCGCTTAATCCATACGGAGTGTTGAAAGGAACCATCATCAAAGGTACACCTGCACCCCCCTCGGGGAACCGTACCGCGCATTATCAGGCAGTGGTCCGGGCTGCCGGTACATACTACACATTAGCGATCAACGTTCTGTCCAGAGAAAAGCCTTCGGAACTGCTATATCTGGTTGGTGATCAGTTCAGAGCGGAGCAGCTTACCCATCTGCAGAGTCTGGAGAACGGAGTCACTATCATTGACGAATCCAACCGGGAGGATATTGCCTTGGACTACATCCGCGGAGGATTGTTTGACCCTGCCAAGATGGTTGCCCTTCCCTACCACGCAGACGGTCCGGATAATGATCTGAATGAGAAGGTCGATACCTACCTTGGACGCGCCATCCGAGATAAGACAGCCACTATCTACGCATTCGGCGAAATGTTTCCGGGCGGTGTACACGACATTCATATGAATCAAGGTAACGTTGAAAAATACAGAGCAGACGACGGCATCTGGCAGGATGGCGGAATCGTGATTCATTTCGGGCGGGAGAACAAATGGCAGGGCCTGTTCCTCGCCTTCCAGTCACAATCCTGGTGTACCGACAACCGAGGGCATAAGTTACGTCCGGTCAGTGAATGCAATCACCTGACTCCGAACCTTGGCGAGACGCATTGA
- a CDS encoding glycoside hydrolase family 130 protein, which produces MTLHIPAVLQSAPCIRRYPGNPVLDAAKVPYPTALVFNAGVTKFNGKYVMIFRNDYGSLTDQTLEPHHTTDLGIAYSDDGLSWTAGPKPVFKMYDEEIIRAYDPRLTVLGGRCYMCFAVDTRHGIRGGIAVTDDLEHFEVLSLSTPDLRNMVLFPELIGGKYVRLERPFTVYSRGGRDRFDAWISESPDLKHWGNSSLLLAVEQVPFANDKVGPAAPPVRTDKGWLTTFHAVDVDPSRGKHGWEDTWKKRYTAGIMLLDLEDPRKVIGMSSQPLLAPEADYEISGGFRNHVIFPGGMILEDDGEVKIYYGAADTVECLATAHVDDLLRLCLEPGSK; this is translated from the coding sequence ATGACACTACATATTCCGGCGGTTCTGCAATCCGCCCCGTGCATCCGGCGGTATCCGGGCAACCCGGTGCTGGATGCTGCGAAGGTTCCTTATCCCACTGCACTGGTATTCAATGCCGGTGTAACGAAATTTAACGGCAAATATGTGATGATCTTCCGCAATGATTACGGCTCACTAACCGATCAGACGCTTGAGCCACACCACACTACGGATCTCGGCATTGCCTACAGCGATGACGGGCTGAGCTGGACCGCCGGCCCGAAGCCGGTGTTCAAAATGTACGATGAGGAAATTATCCGCGCCTATGACCCGCGCCTGACCGTGCTCGGCGGCCGCTGTTATATGTGTTTTGCCGTGGATACGCGCCATGGCATCCGCGGCGGGATTGCCGTCACCGATGATCTGGAGCACTTCGAGGTACTCAGCCTGTCCACACCGGACCTGCGCAATATGGTGCTGTTTCCCGAGCTGATCGGCGGAAAGTATGTCCGGCTGGAGCGCCCCTTCACGGTGTACAGCCGCGGCGGCCGGGACCGCTTCGACGCCTGGATCTCCGAGTCGCCGGACCTCAAGCATTGGGGCAACTCCAGCCTGCTGCTTGCCGTCGAGCAGGTGCCGTTTGCCAATGACAAGGTCGGTCCGGCCGCGCCTCCCGTCCGGACGGACAAGGGCTGGCTGACCACCTTCCATGCAGTGGATGTGGATCCGTCCAGAGGCAAGCACGGCTGGGAGGACACCTGGAAGAAGCGTTATACCGCCGGAATTATGCTGCTGGATCTCGAAGATCCCCGCAAGGTGATCGGCATGAGCAGCCAGCCGCTGCTGGCGCCGGAGGCGGATTATGAGATTAGCGGGGGCTTCCGCAATCATGTGATTTTTCCCGGCGGGATGATTCTGGAGGATGACGGTGAGGTCAAGATCTATTACGGTGCAGCTGATACGGTGGAATGTCTGGCGACTGCGCATGTGGATGATTTGCTCCGGCTCTGTCTGGAGCCGGGGAGTAAATAA
- a CDS encoding ABC transporter ATP-binding protein: MLQVEGLTKQFSNGKGIRDVSFTVHKGEVFGFLGPNGAGKTTTIRHIMGFMRPDHGSVTIGGLDTWKGQGNVQRHIGYLPGEISFIDGMTGSGFLQFMASMQGVKDTAKREQLIRRLQFDAATPIRKMSKGMKQKVGIVAAFMHSPEVIILDEPTSGLDPLMQKVFIELVLEEKSAGTTFLMSSHSFQEIERTCDRAAIIRDGRIVAVKNIHELQSMQRKLFEVLFETPEDAQRFADSGLVIDSITGSRVRIAVQGNYNQLNAELAKYPVRSMDISTQNLEDIFMNYYDREAKLQ, translated from the coding sequence ATGCTGCAAGTAGAAGGCTTAACGAAACAATTTTCAAACGGCAAGGGGATTCGCGATGTCTCATTCACTGTGCATAAAGGTGAAGTATTCGGCTTCCTCGGTCCCAATGGCGCCGGCAAAACAACAACCATCCGGCATATTATGGGCTTCATGCGCCCGGACCACGGCTCAGTAACCATAGGCGGTCTGGATACCTGGAAGGGTCAGGGGAACGTGCAACGCCACATCGGATATCTGCCGGGCGAGATCAGCTTTATCGACGGCATGACCGGCTCAGGCTTCCTGCAGTTCATGGCCTCCATGCAGGGAGTGAAGGACACTGCCAAGCGAGAACAGCTGATCCGGCGCCTGCAGTTCGATGCAGCCACCCCGATCCGCAAAATGTCCAAGGGCATGAAACAGAAGGTCGGCATTGTCGCAGCCTTCATGCACAGCCCCGAAGTGATCATACTTGATGAGCCCACCTCCGGTCTGGACCCGCTGATGCAGAAGGTCTTCATCGAACTGGTACTGGAGGAGAAATCCGCCGGAACCACCTTCCTCATGTCCTCGCATAGCTTTCAGGAGATTGAACGGACCTGCGACCGTGCAGCGATTATCAGGGACGGCCGCATCGTGGCCGTGAAGAACATACATGAGCTGCAATCCATGCAGCGTAAGCTGTTTGAGGTACTATTCGAGACACCGGAAGATGCGCAGCGGTTCGCCGACTCCGGCCTGGTCATAGATTCTATAACAGGGAGCCGGGTGAGAATTGCCGTTCAGGGCAATTACAATCAGCTCAATGCTGAGCTTGCGAAATATCCGGTCCGCAGCATGGATATCTCTACCCAGAATCTTGAGGATATCTTCATGAACTATTATGACCGGGAGGCGAAGCTGCAATGA
- a CDS encoding ROK family protein, protein MQLQPIIASPKARDIYTTVSRHGTVSKQTLLEESGLTISTLTRILEELLAPGLLLEAGFGDSTGGRRPILYKTNPDYAYLLGLEISRTRTKLVLTDFHLQLLGEYTWSMDAGLTPEYLMASLEEQALRLLEAASLSFSRVAGLGIGAVGPLDRTAGVILNPARFPAPGWSQVRIKEQLEQQLQLPVYLDNGANTALLGEYWASRSRMQHHLLYLHAGIGLRSAIMNDGRLLYGMTDTEGAVGQMIIDRPGVPPQIPGGNAGAWESYVSVQTLEGQAREAWRLGSSTSLRALAEQAEALEFAHLLEALEGRDPVMVRLFDEMAVACGIGLANLINILHPEEVILGGPLFLAADFYETATRIALERTYYRGQYNVRFTRSSLGERAVATGACALVLHQLTS, encoded by the coding sequence GTGCAGCTTCAGCCAATCATCGCGAGTCCCAAAGCCAGGGACATCTATACAACCGTGAGCAGACACGGCACCGTCTCCAAGCAGACGCTTCTGGAGGAGAGCGGTCTGACGATCAGCACTCTGACCCGCATCCTGGAGGAGCTGCTGGCTCCGGGGCTGCTGCTGGAGGCTGGCTTCGGCGATTCCACGGGGGGCCGCAGGCCCATTTTATATAAGACGAATCCCGACTACGCCTATCTGCTGGGCCTGGAGATCTCCCGCACCCGTACCAAGCTGGTGCTGACAGACTTCCATCTGCAATTGCTTGGCGAATATACCTGGAGCATGGATGCCGGACTTACCCCGGAGTATCTGATGGCTTCTCTTGAGGAGCAGGCTCTGCGGCTGCTTGAAGCCGCCTCGCTCAGCTTCAGCCGGGTAGCCGGACTAGGCATCGGCGCTGTTGGTCCGCTAGACCGTACCGCCGGAGTCATTCTGAATCCGGCGCGGTTCCCTGCGCCGGGCTGGTCGCAGGTACGCATTAAGGAGCAGCTTGAGCAGCAGCTTCAGCTGCCGGTGTACCTGGATAACGGGGCCAACACGGCACTCCTCGGCGAATACTGGGCCAGCCGCAGCCGGATGCAGCATCATCTGCTCTATCTCCATGCCGGAATCGGCTTGCGCTCAGCGATCATGAACGACGGGCGGCTGCTCTATGGCATGACCGATACTGAAGGGGCGGTCGGGCAGATGATCATTGACCGCCCGGGAGTGCCGCCGCAGATTCCCGGCGGCAACGCCGGGGCCTGGGAGAGCTACGTGTCGGTGCAGACGCTGGAGGGGCAGGCCCGCGAAGCCTGGCGGCTGGGCAGCAGCACAAGCCTCCGTGCTCTGGCAGAGCAAGCGGAGGCTTTGGAATTCGCCCATCTGCTGGAAGCGCTCGAGGGGCGCGATCCGGTGATGGTCCGGTTATTCGATGAGATGGCGGTGGCCTGCGGCATCGGGCTGGCGAATCTGATCAACATCCTCCACCCGGAGGAGGTCATTCTGGGCGGCCCGCTGTTCCTGGCCGCAGATTTCTACGAGACCGCTACCCGGATCGCCCTGGAGCGGACTTATTACCGCGGACAGTATAACGTCCGCTTCACCCGGAGCAGCCTGGGCGAGCGCGCAGTCGCAACAGGCGCATGTGCGCTGGTGCTGCACCAGTTGACGAGTTGA
- a CDS encoding amidase: MPFSAYSGYDALGLAALVKAREVSPRELVEAAFARLDEVNPLLNAVVRTRREAALKEAAEMPLDPGDTSRPFAGVPFLLKDISQALGGEPLTSGALLMKDNMAKRDSNYVARIRRGGFIPLGHTNTPEFGLKNITEPLLHGPARNPWNPAYSPGGSSGGAAAAVAAGIVPAAGASDGGGSIRIPASFTGLFGLKPTRGRTPVGPGVGRQWQGASIDFALTRTVRDSAAMLDLLQVVQPEAAFQTPLYPGVYLDDLRKPARRKLRIAFTTASPVGTPVSAEAVKAVLKTVKWLEAEGCEVEEKLSPVNGVRLMDNYYTMNAGEVSAMFLSLESAMGRTIRAEEVDIVTWVLAEAGKQVSAAEFVHSLHEWDVAAAQMAALMDRFDLYITPANADSAPKVGELTQNAEEISELMQVSGLPKDAQRRMIYEMFEPSLTYTPFTQLANLTGQPAMSVPLHLTPEGMPIGVQVMAAKGREDLLLQLAAALEQSPLWVGMTGNPGFA; this comes from the coding sequence ATGCCGTTCTCTGCTTATTCGGGTTATGATGCCCTGGGGCTGGCCGCCCTGGTGAAGGCGCGGGAGGTGTCTCCCCGGGAGCTTGTCGAAGCCGCCTTCGCCCGGCTGGATGAAGTGAATCCGCTGCTGAATGCGGTGGTGCGCACCCGCCGGGAGGCCGCGCTGAAGGAGGCTGCGGAGATGCCCCTTGATCCCGGGGATACGTCCCGCCCGTTCGCCGGCGTCCCCTTTCTGCTGAAGGATATCTCGCAGGCGCTCGGCGGCGAACCGCTGACCTCCGGCGCGCTGCTGATGAAGGACAATATGGCCAAGCGGGACTCCAATTATGTAGCCCGCATCCGGCGCGGCGGCTTCATTCCGCTCGGTCACACGAACACGCCTGAATTCGGCCTCAAAAATATCACCGAGCCCCTGCTTCACGGCCCGGCGCGCAACCCGTGGAATCCCGCTTATTCGCCCGGCGGCTCCAGCGGGGGGGCGGCGGCCGCAGTGGCCGCCGGGATCGTTCCCGCCGCCGGAGCCAGTGACGGCGGCGGCTCCATCCGCATACCGGCCTCGTTCACCGGCCTGTTCGGGCTGAAGCCGACGCGCGGGCGCACGCCGGTCGGCCCGGGGGTGGGACGCCAGTGGCAGGGGGCGTCCATCGATTTCGCGCTGACACGGACGGTGCGGGACAGCGCGGCAATGCTGGATCTGCTGCAGGTGGTGCAGCCGGAAGCGGCTTTTCAGACCCCGCTGTATCCGGGGGTCTACCTGGATGATCTGCGGAAGCCGGCCCGGCGGAAGCTGCGGATTGCCTTCACCACCGCTTCGCCGGTGGGAACACCGGTATCCGCCGAGGCGGTGAAGGCCGTGCTGAAGACGGTCAAGTGGCTGGAGGCCGAAGGCTGTGAGGTAGAGGAGAAGCTAAGCCCGGTCAACGGGGTGCGGCTGATGGATAACTACTATACGATGAATGCCGGAGAGGTGTCCGCGATGTTCCTCTCGCTGGAGAGCGCGATGGGCCGGACGATACGGGCAGAGGAAGTGGATATTGTCACCTGGGTGCTGGCCGAGGCCGGGAAGCAGGTGTCGGCGGCAGAATTCGTGCACAGTCTGCACGAATGGGACGTAGCTGCTGCCCAGATGGCCGCGCTGATGGACCGCTTCGATCTGTACATTACCCCGGCCAATGCCGACTCCGCGCCGAAGGTCGGGGAGCTGACCCAGAACGCGGAGGAAATTAGCGAGCTGATGCAGGTGAGCGGACTTCCGAAGGATGCGCAGCGGCGGATGATCTACGAGATGTTCGAGCCAAGCCTGACGTACACACCGTTCACCCAGCTTGCCAACCTGACCGGCCAGCCGGCCATGAGCGTTCCGCTGCATCTTACGCCGGAGGGCATGCCGATCGGGGTCCAGGTCATGGCCGCCAAGGGGCGCGAGGACCTGCTGCTGCAGCTCGCCGCCGCTCTGGAGCAGTCCCCGCTGTGGGTGGGGATGACGGGGAATCCGGGATTTGCCTGA
- a CDS encoding ABC transporter permease subunit, whose amino-acid sequence MNLALYKEMMRVNLRGIMNYAGGSAFYILFMIWLYPGLADNTKALNDLVQAMPEGVGNAFRLNNGFSSAEGFISGEYYGLILVLILAIVCVQMSTQLVAKLVDRGSMAYLLATPTTRSKVSFTQAMVLITSLFIIMAVTTLSGFAGKAWFLGSGYEFGMARFNQLNLVAFLLFFAIGGLCFLVSCACNDEKKALGISGTITFGMFTLDILGKISDKLQALRFFTLFSFYRPGEIVQGTAAWTEVSFILLLTGLACFLLGILLFRRRDLPL is encoded by the coding sequence ATGAATCTGGCCTTATATAAAGAAATGATGCGCGTCAACCTGCGGGGGATTATGAATTACGCGGGGGGATCGGCTTTTTACATTCTGTTCATGATCTGGCTCTATCCCGGACTGGCAGACAACACGAAGGCGCTGAACGATCTGGTACAGGCGATGCCCGAAGGCGTAGGCAATGCGTTCAGGCTGAATAACGGCTTTTCCAGTGCGGAGGGGTTCATCTCGGGCGAATACTACGGGCTGATTCTTGTCCTGATTCTGGCTATAGTATGTGTGCAGATGTCTACCCAACTCGTAGCCAAACTTGTAGACCGAGGCTCCATGGCTTACCTGCTGGCAACACCGACAACACGCAGCAAGGTGTCCTTCACCCAGGCGATGGTGCTGATTACCTCCTTGTTCATCATCATGGCTGTGACTACACTATCCGGCTTCGCAGGCAAAGCCTGGTTCCTCGGCAGCGGCTATGAGTTCGGAATGGCCCGCTTCAACCAGCTCAACCTTGTCGCGTTCCTGCTCTTCTTCGCCATTGGTGGTCTCTGCTTCCTGGTCTCCTGTGCCTGCAATGACGAGAAGAAGGCGCTGGGAATCTCCGGGACCATTACTTTCGGGATGTTCACGCTTGATATCCTTGGCAAAATCAGTGATAAGCTTCAGGCGCTGCGCTTCTTCACCCTCTTCAGCTTCTACCGTCCCGGCGAGATTGTCCAGGGAACGGCAGCATGGACAGAAGTCTCCTTCATCCTGCTGCTGACCGGACTGGCTTGCTTCCTTCTGGGCATTCTGCTCTTCAGACGGCGTGATTTGCCGCTATAG
- a CDS encoding MarR family transcriptional regulator, with amino-acid sequence MDKHSIETIELEMAVLFRRLTSITTFKKIGNLDRAAYLLLHHIAYREGTAGIKAISDEFQLDISTVSRQAASLESKGFITRVPDPVDGRAYSLQITETGQASLEENQQVRQEMISQLLSGWSEEEGHLFGELLRKFNAAFLEEG; translated from the coding sequence ATGGACAAACATTCAATCGAGACAATAGAGCTGGAAATGGCGGTTCTGTTTCGCCGTCTCACTTCGATTACCACGTTCAAAAAAATCGGCAATCTGGACCGTGCGGCCTACCTGCTGCTGCATCACATTGCATATCGTGAGGGAACTGCCGGGATTAAGGCAATCTCCGATGAGTTTCAGCTGGATATTTCTACGGTCAGCCGGCAGGCTGCCTCACTGGAGAGTAAGGGATTCATCACCCGGGTACCGGACCCTGTTGACGGGCGGGCTTATTCGCTGCAGATTACGGAGACGGGCCAAGCGAGTCTTGAGGAGAACCAGCAGGTCCGGCAGGAGATGATCTCTCAATTGCTCAGCGGCTGGTCGGAGGAAGAGGGGCATCTGTTCGGCGAGCTGCTGCGGAAGTTCAATGCAGCTTTTCTGGAAGAGGGCTGA
- a CDS encoding sugar ABC transporter permease, whose amino-acid sequence MNKTKHALFSYSFIFPSALLTLVLGIYPIAWAFRYMFYDYKGFGTARFTGLANFSRILKDTQFWDSVVNTFVYAGGKLLITIPLALLLAAILNRGLRGRQLLRGIFFMPTVISTAVMAVVFFTIFNSYNGILNQFLIRSGLSDSGVDWLGPKYAMLTVILVAAWGAVGNYMLLFLAGLQNIPEDVYEASSLDGAGKIQQFRYVTLPMLGPVMQMVIMLAIITALKGYESIMVLTEGGPVGKTEVMFLYLYKLFFPVGGGSAAVQVQEFGYGSAVAFVSAVIVGMISLIYFYASRRMNQTD is encoded by the coding sequence ATGAACAAAACGAAACATGCCTTATTTTCATACAGCTTTATCTTTCCAAGTGCCTTGCTCACGTTGGTCCTCGGAATTTACCCGATTGCCTGGGCGTTCCGCTATATGTTCTATGATTACAAAGGGTTCGGAACGGCCCGGTTTACCGGTCTGGCCAATTTCAGCCGCATTCTGAAGGACACCCAGTTCTGGGATTCGGTGGTGAATACGTTTGTCTATGCCGGCGGCAAGCTGCTGATCACCATTCCGCTGGCCCTGCTGCTGGCCGCCATATTGAACCGGGGGCTGCGGGGCAGACAGCTGCTGCGGGGGATTTTCTTCATGCCTACCGTCATCAGTACCGCTGTAATGGCCGTAGTCTTTTTCACCATTTTCAACTCGTATAACGGAATTCTCAACCAGTTCCTGATCCGCTCGGGCCTCTCCGATTCAGGTGTGGACTGGCTGGGGCCGAAGTATGCCATGCTCACCGTCATCCTGGTTGCGGCCTGGGGGGCGGTCGGCAATTATATGCTGCTCTTCCTCGCCGGTCTGCAGAATATTCCTGAGGATGTGTATGAGGCCTCTTCCCTGGACGGGGCAGGCAAAATCCAGCAGTTCCGCTATGTCACCCTGCCGATGCTCGGGCCTGTCATGCAGATGGTTATTATGCTGGCGATCATCACAGCCCTGAAGGGCTACGAGAGCATCATGGTACTGACTGAAGGCGGTCCTGTAGGCAAGACGGAGGTCATGTTCCTGTATTTGTACAAATTATTTTTCCCTGTCGGCGGGGGCAGCGCGGCGGTTCAGGTGCAGGAGTTCGGTTACGGCAGTGCGGTCGCCTTTGTGTCTGCGGTCATTGTAGGGATGATATCACTCATTTATTTCTACGCATCCAGACGCATGAATCAGACCGATTGA
- a CDS encoding TIGR00730 family Rossman fold protein, with translation MKSIAVFCGSSEGASPVYKECAIQLGKKLAARNLTLIYGGATVGLMGAVADSVMQAGGRVIGVLPHFLKQREIEHTRLTELIMVDSMHERKLKMSELADGFIALPGGPGTMEEYFEIFTWAQLGLHQKPCGLLNVNHYYDPLIALFDNMVREKFLQEKHHSIMLNDVTPEGILRQLAGYTPPPVKQYLTEDRT, from the coding sequence ATGAAAAGTATAGCTGTATTCTGCGGCTCCAGTGAAGGGGCTTCGCCCGTGTACAAGGAATGCGCCATTCAGCTCGGCAAGAAACTGGCTGCCCGCAATCTTACGCTGATCTACGGCGGGGCTACGGTCGGCCTGATGGGCGCGGTGGCAGATAGTGTGATGCAGGCCGGAGGGCGGGTGATCGGGGTGCTGCCGCATTTCCTGAAGCAGCGGGAGATCGAGCATACCCGACTGACGGAGCTGATTATGGTTGACTCTATGCACGAACGGAAGCTTAAGATGTCTGAGCTGGCAGACGGGTTCATCGCCCTGCCGGGCGGGCCGGGCACGATGGAGGAGTATTTCGAGATCTTCACCTGGGCGCAGCTCGGCCTGCATCAGAAGCCCTGCGGACTGCTTAATGTGAATCATTATTATGATCCGCTGATTGCGCTTTTTGATAACATGGTCCGGGAAAAATTCTTGCAGGAGAAGCATCACTCCATCATGCTGAACGATGTCACGCCGGAGGGCATTCTGCGCCAGCTGGCCGGTTACACGCCTCCTCCGGTCAAACAATATTTGACGGAAGACCGTACTTGA
- a CDS encoding TetR/AcrR family transcriptional regulator: MKTTFSMLGTWEPKRLKIADIAREAGVSQVTIYNYFGSKEALISESFKDFIQQGIHEFREEMRQQKSLKELIAYCIHKEKETYSHLPPAVIKEIVVDNQEMYQYIQQQYEAHIRPLMVQMVEEGQARGEITGKVSVRAVLLAIQIYMKSTGEMLDSQAAHEDSEAFVEELIHIFFYGLCGREPQ, encoded by the coding sequence ATGAAAACAACCTTCTCCATGCTGGGCACCTGGGAGCCTAAGCGGCTGAAGATTGCGGATATTGCCCGGGAAGCCGGAGTGTCTCAGGTGACGATTTATAATTATTTCGGCAGTAAAGAGGCGCTGATCAGCGAGTCTTTCAAGGATTTTATCCAGCAGGGCATTCATGAGTTCCGGGAGGAAATGAGACAGCAGAAATCTCTGAAGGAACTGATTGCCTATTGTATCCATAAGGAGAAAGAGACCTATTCGCACCTGCCGCCGGCGGTGATCAAGGAGATTGTGGTCGATAATCAGGAGATGTATCAGTATATTCAGCAGCAGTACGAAGCTCATATTAGGCCGTTAATGGTGCAGATGGTGGAAGAAGGACAAGCACGCGGGGAGATTACCGGTAAAGTATCGGTGCGGGCGGTGCTGCTGGCTATTCAGATCTATATGAAAAGCACGGGAGAGATGCTGGACAGTCAGGCAGCGCATGAGGACAGTGAGGCGTTCGTGGAGGAGCTGATCCATATCTTCTTCTATGGCTTATGCGGCCGGGAGCCGCAATAG